In Agromyces archimandritae, one genomic interval encodes:
- a CDS encoding CDP-glycerol glycerophosphotransferase family protein, translated as MTDAGRDRQVWLFTAGAAFDGNPKWLFLHVVKHRPDIEAHWLAYTESAARAVRELGFSAMTFGGAGSKALQRRAGVWVVNQVKERIPVELRGATLLNLWHGVGVKKVERGMTAGFLLSKVVEKYVRNNLEYRRDQLFLVTSPAMEDHFRVQIGFEPEQAIRAGYPQNSHEPFSSYDHDLRGRNGLGASTRLLVWAPTYRLRRNETFVTRALPDIPRLIDALERADAMLILKLHPQLAVDRSYQAIRNRYEGHPRLVFWDNADDFAEIMPDIDTAIVDYSSIFYDLLDAGVRKVIRYPFDWGDPDALEPGLDYESLTAGTWAGDFDALLDAIETGDNRIDDADHARLMDMFWAYSDEGSCERIVEHALAYRPLDIELPTLYSFDVFDTVIHRRGVVPESIFHGVRQRMQLSDVAFPGELEARFVTIRRHAERAVREYRRKSPELAASQEFEIQFDDIYERIRELFNLSEEQLGLLKRWELELEEADSFGDAEIIERIAELRDAGETVVFVSDMYLPKPFVERLLAHADPRLADIPLYLSSEQLVQKTTKRLFLRVFTDLHYDFAGWVHTGDSAHADERMPASLSIRTVRTETPAFDEYEQALVDGLDSYDGYLLAGLMRERRVSGGLSDAELFAYRIAAPYLVPYVSWVLADAVRRGYRTLVFISRDGYHMRRVADAIIRERGLALDTGYLYGSRKAWRLASQVDGIDEDTFAPHGSFGGVRSWEGLLGAARASREELLGMFPEFARFDGAEFDGRTAGEIVEALRASAAYREHLERVAAADRELVVDYLRSELDMGGDTAFVEYWGRGYTQDCLARLLGAAAGHPVPTPFYYARSIYPSRGASIRHNFTSETHSLLVIEALFANLPHGSVEGYRREGDRVVPVTPERDCDRELLAAFERMLPEFAVDLERAGLLDRDRLRRDSFAFGFEYFREAPEDPDYLRFVAPLRDAVELGSREREFAPVLTVPAFISYLRGRPMREITRSLPLSLERAHGPAPLLYRLQQRVGFRRVFKRAYRRMRDAFAREDPPVE; from the coding sequence ATGACGGACGCGGGGCGGGATCGACAGGTCTGGCTGTTCACCGCGGGGGCGGCGTTCGACGGGAACCCGAAATGGCTGTTCCTCCATGTCGTGAAGCATCGCCCTGACATCGAAGCGCACTGGCTCGCGTACACGGAATCCGCGGCACGGGCCGTACGGGAGCTCGGCTTCAGCGCGATGACGTTCGGCGGCGCCGGATCCAAGGCGTTGCAGCGCCGGGCCGGCGTCTGGGTCGTGAATCAGGTCAAGGAGCGCATTCCGGTCGAACTCCGCGGCGCGACGCTGCTGAACCTCTGGCACGGCGTCGGCGTGAAAAAAGTCGAACGCGGCATGACCGCCGGTTTCCTGCTGTCGAAGGTCGTGGAGAAATACGTTCGCAACAATCTCGAATACCGACGAGATCAGCTCTTCCTGGTGACCTCACCGGCGATGGAGGATCACTTCCGGGTCCAGATCGGCTTCGAACCGGAACAGGCGATCCGTGCCGGGTATCCGCAGAACAGCCACGAACCCTTCTCGTCCTACGATCATGACCTGCGCGGCCGCAACGGGCTCGGTGCGAGCACTCGGCTGCTCGTGTGGGCACCGACTTACCGGCTTCGGCGGAACGAGACGTTCGTCACCCGCGCGCTGCCCGACATCCCGCGGCTCATCGATGCGCTCGAACGCGCCGACGCGATGCTCATTCTGAAACTGCACCCCCAGCTCGCCGTCGACCGCAGCTATCAGGCGATCCGGAACCGCTACGAGGGGCATCCGCGGCTCGTGTTCTGGGACAACGCCGACGATTTCGCCGAGATCATGCCCGATATCGACACGGCGATCGTCGACTATTCATCGATCTTCTACGACCTGCTGGATGCCGGCGTCCGCAAGGTGATCCGCTACCCGTTCGACTGGGGCGACCCCGACGCCCTCGAACCCGGCCTCGACTACGAATCGCTGACCGCAGGGACGTGGGCGGGTGACTTCGACGCGTTGCTCGATGCGATCGAGACCGGCGACAACCGCATCGACGACGCCGATCATGCGCGGCTCATGGACATGTTCTGGGCCTACTCCGACGAAGGCTCCTGCGAGCGCATCGTCGAGCACGCCCTCGCCTACCGGCCGCTCGACATCGAACTGCCGACGCTGTACTCCTTCGATGTGTTCGACACGGTCATCCATCGGCGCGGGGTCGTGCCCGAGTCGATCTTCCACGGCGTCCGGCAGCGCATGCAGCTCTCCGACGTCGCGTTCCCCGGCGAGCTCGAGGCGCGCTTCGTCACGATCCGCCGGCACGCCGAACGGGCCGTGCGCGAATACCGGCGGAAGTCCCCGGAGCTCGCCGCGAGCCAGGAGTTCGAGATCCAGTTCGACGACATCTACGAGCGCATCCGCGAACTCTTCAACCTGAGCGAGGAGCAGCTCGGCCTGCTGAAGCGCTGGGAGCTCGAGCTCGAGGAAGCCGACAGCTTCGGCGACGCCGAGATCATCGAGCGCATCGCGGAGCTTCGGGATGCCGGCGAGACCGTCGTCTTCGTCAGCGACATGTACCTGCCGAAGCCCTTCGTCGAGCGCCTGCTCGCACACGCCGACCCGCGCCTGGCCGACATCCCGCTGTACCTGTCGAGCGAGCAGCTCGTGCAGAAGACCACGAAGCGTCTGTTCCTGCGCGTGTTCACCGATCTGCACTACGACTTCGCCGGGTGGGTGCACACGGGCGACAGCGCGCATGCCGACGAGCGGATGCCGGCGTCGCTGTCGATCCGCACCGTCCGCACCGAGACGCCTGCCTTCGACGAGTACGAGCAGGCGCTCGTCGACGGTCTCGACAGCTACGACGGATACCTGCTTGCCGGGCTCATGCGCGAGCGGCGGGTGAGCGGCGGGCTCTCGGATGCGGAGCTGTTCGCGTACCGCATCGCCGCACCGTACCTGGTGCCCTACGTCTCGTGGGTGCTCGCGGATGCCGTACGTCGTGGATACCGCACGCTCGTGTTCATCTCCCGCGACGGGTACCACATGCGCCGCGTCGCCGATGCGATCATCCGCGAACGGGGTCTCGCGCTCGACACCGGGTACCTGTACGGGTCTCGGAAGGCCTGGCGGCTCGCCTCGCAGGTTGACGGGATCGACGAGGACACCTTCGCCCCGCATGGCAGTTTCGGCGGCGTGCGCAGCTGGGAGGGGCTGCTCGGGGCGGCCCGCGCGAGCCGCGAGGAGCTGCTCGGGATGTTCCCCGAGTTCGCCCGCTTCGACGGCGCCGAGTTCGACGGCCGCACCGCGGGGGAGATCGTCGAGGCCCTGCGCGCCTCGGCCGCCTACCGGGAGCATCTCGAACGCGTCGCAGCCGCCGACCGGGAGCTCGTCGTCGACTACCTGCGCTCCGAGCTCGACATGGGCGGCGACACCGCCTTCGTCGAATACTGGGGGCGCGGCTACACCCAGGACTGCCTCGCCCGCCTCCTCGGGGCCGCGGCCGGGCATCCCGTGCCGACGCCGTTCTATTACGCGCGCAGCATCTACCCCTCGCGCGGCGCATCCATTCGGCACAACTTCACCTCGGAGACGCACTCGCTGCTCGTCATCGAGGCGCTGTTCGCGAACCTCCCGCACGGCAGCGTCGAGGGCTACCGCCGGGAGGGCGATCGCGTGGTGCCCGTCACGCCCGAACGCGACTGCGACCGGGAGCTGCTCGCCGCCTTCGAACGGATGCTCCCCGAATTCGCCGTCGACCTCGAACGTGCCGGGCTGCTCGACCGCGACCGGCTCCGCCGCGACTCTTTCGCGTTCGGATTCGAATACTTCCGCGAGGCCCCGGAAGATCCCGATTACCTGCGGTTCGTGGCTCCGTTGCGGGATGCTGTGGAGCTCGGCAGCCGGGAGCGCGAGTTCGCCCCCGTGCTCACCGTGCCGGCGTTCATTTCGTACCTGCGCGGCCGGCCCATGCGCGAGATCACCCGCTCCCTGCCCCTCAGCCTCGAACGCGCGCACGGCCCGGCGCCCCTGCTGTATCGGCTGCAGCAGCGGGTCGGATTCCGGCGGGTCTTCAAGCGTGCCTACCGGCGCATGCGCGATGCGTTCGCCCGTGAGGATCCGCCCGTGGAGTGA
- a CDS encoding glycosyltransferase family 61 protein, translating into MGFVGRVARRTAERMRAGAEALAARLREPDRRLDERLAGFAGNGPDGAIVVLAASAGEVERRRREFAGRDVHGFVLRAGAESEMPGFGPLAVADAAGLELALRAVTEIALFVDASGSAPDVQAALWTSAYPFVRAGGRYVVVEDRQPRSRYDGPAWARAVDARVDGAGEADSAVGAELARATASVVATARTIVFEKAEPHYLAVTDEDAERLLPSRTPRLVVETLQTIPAERYEHRGGVVHHASAPAPANFGAGFDAPELRLRLYEGELRWISHMLLVHENTILPPSFRFPRSNLDSPIAPRLHGRHYRIPERFEPVAERLPGIYYDLSGGWPSHFGHFMQQSVSKLWGWDAAKARFPELKALVQIREAKGHVFEEAILNAYGIASDDIVWVDERVGVEAFVSAASMFQMHPPPYVHPRIGETWSRLRDGLVPADADGPERVFISRRPPFDGRTCRNLDEVERVFADHGFTVFVPDEHPIAEQARVFARARIVAGPGGSASFNLAYAEHLETLIVLNHEAYTARNEHLISAFGEWDTHYFWSRPDIPHPKGGWSVDAYQSPWAFDFERNGEELHQLLRTL; encoded by the coding sequence ATGGGATTCGTCGGACGCGTCGCGCGTCGGACGGCCGAGCGGATGCGAGCCGGTGCCGAGGCACTCGCCGCCCGTCTGCGCGAGCCGGATCGCAGGCTCGACGAACGGCTCGCCGGCTTCGCCGGGAACGGCCCGGACGGAGCCATCGTCGTTCTTGCCGCGAGCGCCGGCGAGGTCGAACGCCGACGCAGGGAGTTCGCCGGCCGCGACGTGCACGGATTCGTGCTGCGGGCCGGTGCCGAATCCGAGATGCCCGGATTCGGTCCGTTGGCCGTCGCCGATGCCGCCGGGCTCGAGCTCGCCCTGCGCGCGGTGACCGAGATCGCCCTCTTCGTGGATGCGAGCGGATCCGCCCCCGACGTCCAGGCAGCGCTCTGGACGTCGGCGTACCCCTTCGTCCGCGCGGGCGGGAGGTACGTCGTCGTCGAAGACCGGCAACCGCGCTCGCGGTATGACGGTCCGGCCTGGGCCCGCGCCGTCGACGCGCGCGTCGACGGCGCGGGGGAAGCCGACAGCGCGGTGGGGGCCGAACTCGCGCGGGCCACGGCATCCGTCGTGGCGACCGCTCGCACGATCGTGTTCGAGAAGGCCGAACCGCACTACCTCGCCGTCACCGACGAAGACGCCGAACGACTGCTGCCTTCGCGTACCCCGCGCCTGGTCGTCGAGACCCTCCAGACGATCCCCGCTGAGAGGTACGAGCATCGCGGCGGCGTGGTCCATCATGCATCCGCGCCGGCTCCGGCGAACTTCGGGGCGGGGTTCGATGCGCCGGAGCTTCGCCTTCGCCTCTACGAGGGCGAGCTTCGGTGGATCAGCCACATGCTGCTCGTCCACGAGAATACGATCCTCCCTCCGTCGTTCCGCTTCCCCCGCTCGAACCTCGATTCGCCGATCGCACCGCGTCTGCACGGCCGGCACTACCGGATCCCGGAACGCTTCGAACCGGTCGCCGAACGGCTGCCCGGCATCTACTACGACCTGAGCGGGGGATGGCCGTCGCATTTCGGGCATTTCATGCAGCAGTCGGTATCGAAGCTCTGGGGCTGGGATGCCGCCAAGGCGCGCTTCCCCGAGCTGAAAGCGCTCGTGCAGATCCGCGAGGCGAAGGGCCATGTCTTCGAAGAGGCGATCCTGAACGCCTACGGCATCGCCTCGGACGACATCGTCTGGGTCGACGAGCGGGTCGGTGTCGAGGCCTTCGTGAGCGCCGCCTCGATGTTCCAGATGCATCCGCCCCCGTATGTGCATCCCCGGATCGGGGAGACCTGGTCGAGGCTCCGCGACGGCCTCGTACCGGCGGATGCGGATGGCCCGGAGAGGGTCTTCATCTCACGCCGCCCGCCCTTCGACGGGCGAACCTGCCGCAATCTCGACGAGGTCGAGCGGGTCTTCGCCGACCACGGATTCACGGTGTTCGTACCGGACGAGCATCCGATCGCCGAGCAGGCGCGCGTCTTCGCACGAGCACGCATCGTCGCCGGGCCGGGCGGCTCGGCATCGTTCAACCTCGCCTATGCGGAGCATCTCGAGACGCTCATCGTGCTGAACCACGAGGCGTATACGGCGCGCAATGAGCATCTCATCAGCGCGTTCGGCGAGTGGGACACGCACTACTTCTGGAGCCGTCCCGACATCCCGCATCCGAAAGGCGGGTGGTCGGTCGACGCCTATCAGTCGCCGTGGGCGTTCGACTTCGAGCGGAACGGCGAAGAGCTGCACCAACTGCTCCGAACACTGTGA
- a CDS encoding O-antigen ligase family protein, with product MIPGRSRALVRALATFAFFTALGGQFWRNLLGWWGWGAIAVLTLVAAIVAIAVLKPGWHWRRVPKSAIAFVLIAALSIAWSAYPAASALGLAALAAPTLVAGFIGLCLAWDEVVRTLSAALKWLLALSLAFELWVSVFVRHPLLPNFTDYSDLDKIPMAFYWSRDLLFAGGPIEGIVASRNLLGMYALVALIVFSVQLASGLVRRGRGIAWVVVAAGVLVLTRSATVLLVGLGVLIALVFVAWARRVGPEGRRPVYVTAVVVLAALVAALAAGWNLLLAFFGKSEDLTGRLDIWAGVWGLIGERPWFGWGWVGYWPPWVEMFGSLAERKGVVYLQAHNAWLDVWMQLGILGLIAFFSLVLGTLWRSWFLAVDRPVDGRGAALPSSAISMLPLLVTVALVAQSLAESRILIEGGWLLLLVFALVTKRRQWNPEPLPR from the coding sequence ATGATCCCGGGCCGTAGCCGTGCACTCGTCCGCGCGCTCGCGACCTTCGCGTTCTTCACCGCGCTCGGCGGTCAGTTCTGGCGGAATCTGCTCGGCTGGTGGGGCTGGGGCGCGATCGCCGTGCTCACCCTCGTCGCCGCGATCGTCGCGATCGCGGTACTGAAGCCGGGCTGGCATTGGCGGCGCGTGCCGAAGTCGGCGATCGCATTCGTGCTCATCGCGGCGCTCTCGATCGCATGGTCCGCGTATCCGGCGGCGAGCGCCCTCGGCCTCGCGGCGCTGGCCGCCCCGACGCTCGTCGCCGGCTTCATCGGCCTGTGCCTCGCCTGGGACGAGGTGGTGCGCACGCTCTCGGCCGCCCTCAAGTGGCTGCTGGCGCTTTCGCTCGCCTTCGAGCTGTGGGTGTCGGTGTTCGTCCGGCATCCGCTGCTGCCGAACTTCACCGATTACTCGGATCTCGACAAGATCCCGATGGCCTTCTACTGGTCGCGGGATCTGCTGTTCGCCGGCGGCCCGATCGAGGGCATCGTCGCCAGCCGCAACCTGCTCGGCATGTACGCCCTCGTCGCGCTCATCGTCTTCTCGGTGCAGCTGGCCTCGGGTCTCGTGCGCCGGGGGCGCGGCATCGCCTGGGTCGTCGTGGCCGCCGGGGTGCTCGTGCTCACCCGTTCGGCGACGGTGCTGCTCGTGGGCCTCGGCGTGCTGATCGCGCTCGTCTTCGTCGCCTGGGCGCGGCGGGTCGGCCCCGAAGGCCGCCGCCCCGTGTACGTCACGGCCGTCGTCGTCCTTGCCGCGCTCGTGGCCGCGCTCGCGGCGGGCTGGAACCTGCTGCTCGCCTTCTTCGGCAAGAGCGAGGACCTCACGGGCCGCCTCGACATCTGGGCCGGCGTATGGGGCCTCATCGGCGAGCGCCCGTGGTTCGGCTGGGGCTGGGTGGGGTACTGGCCGCCGTGGGTGGAGATGTTCGGCTCGCTCGCCGAGCGCAAGGGGGTCGTCTACCTGCAGGCGCATAACGCCTGGCTCGACGTGTGGATGCAGCTGGGCATCCTCGGCCTCATCGCCTTCTTCTCGCTCGTGCTCGGAACGCTCTGGCGTAGCTGGTTCCTCGCCGTCGACCGGCCCGTCGACGGCCGCGGGGCGGCCCTCCCCTCCTCGGCGATCTCGATGCTGCCGCTGCTCGTCACCGTCGCCCTCGTCGCCCAGAGCCTCGCCGAGAGTCGCATCCTCATCGAGGGCGGCTGGCTGCTGCTCCTCGTGTTCGCGCTCGTGACGAAGCGCCGCCAGTGGAACCCGGAGCCGTTGCCGCGATGA
- a CDS encoding O-antigen ligase family protein — MSPPRSTAKALADFIGSARMAQALSLAIIGTGFGTHLIRSLLGWPGLIAIIAGLLVLSALSLVARWRAVEWYGILPISILVFVGWAAASVIWSDHSLSTLVRVGYLFAFGFLGVYIALMRDTIQIVRAFGDVMRLLLGLSLALEVFSGILIDLPIDFLGIEGNIAALGPIQGVFGSRNFLGFVALIALISFMIEWRTRSVQRGRTVLSTVLAAAAIILSGSPTTWIAFAAAGLATAALYGLRKAAPATRWSWQLGILAAAVVAIVAGWLLRVRIIGLLDARGEFDVRLDLWREMNRYLAQNPLEGWGWVGFWPKATDPYVWLQLGTGRQHGSGLSAWVDVYFQLGIIGLLAFIALVGLAFARSWLLASVRRSVVYVWPALMLVVLIVWSFAESFAIVEGGWMLLVVCAVKAARDMSWRDALREGRPAG; from the coding sequence ATGAGCCCGCCGCGTTCGACCGCGAAGGCGCTGGCCGACTTCATCGGCTCGGCGCGGATGGCGCAGGCGCTCAGCCTCGCGATCATCGGCACCGGCTTCGGCACGCACCTCATCCGCAGCCTCCTCGGCTGGCCCGGCCTCATCGCGATCATCGCCGGCCTCCTCGTGCTCTCGGCCCTCTCGCTCGTGGCCCGCTGGCGTGCGGTCGAGTGGTACGGCATCCTGCCGATCTCGATCCTCGTCTTCGTCGGGTGGGCGGCGGCATCCGTCATCTGGAGCGATCACAGCCTCTCGACCCTCGTGCGCGTCGGCTACCTGTTCGCCTTCGGCTTCCTGGGCGTCTACATCGCCCTCATGCGCGACACCATCCAGATCGTGCGCGCCTTCGGCGACGTCATGCGGCTGCTGCTCGGGCTCTCGCTCGCCCTGGAGGTGTTCTCGGGCATCCTCATCGACCTGCCGATCGACTTCCTCGGCATCGAAGGGAACATCGCCGCCCTCGGCCCGATCCAGGGCGTGTTCGGCTCGCGCAACTTCCTCGGCTTCGTCGCGCTCATCGCCCTCATCAGCTTCATGATCGAATGGCGCACCCGTTCGGTACAGCGCGGCCGCACCGTGCTGTCGACCGTGCTGGCGGCCGCGGCGATCATCCTCTCGGGCTCGCCGACGACATGGATCGCCTTCGCCGCCGCCGGGCTCGCGACCGCCGCGCTCTACGGCCTCCGCAAGGCCGCCCCGGCGACCCGCTGGAGCTGGCAGCTCGGCATCCTCGCGGCGGCCGTCGTCGCCATCGTGGCCGGCTGGCTGCTGCGGGTGCGCATCATCGGCCTGCTCGACGCACGCGGCGAGTTCGACGTGCGCCTCGACCTCTGGCGCGAGATGAACCGATACCTCGCCCAGAACCCCCTGGAAGGCTGGGGCTGGGTCGGCTTCTGGCCCAAGGCGACCGACCCGTACGTGTGGCTGCAGCTCGGCACCGGCCGCCAGCACGGCTCGGGCCTCAGCGCCTGGGTCGACGTGTACTTCCAGCTCGGCATCATCGGCCTGCTCGCGTTCATCGCGCTCGTCGGGCTCGCCTTCGCGCGTTCCTGGCTGCTGGCCTCGGTGCGTCGCAGCGTCGTCTACGTGTGGCCGGCGCTCATGCTCGTCGTGCTCATCGTGTGGAGCTTCGCCGAGAGCTTCGCGATCGTCGAGGGCGGGTGGATGCTGCTCGTCGTCTGTGCGGTGAAGGCCGCCCGCGACATGAGCTGGCGGGATGCGCTGCGCGAGGGGCGCCCGGCGGGCTGA
- a CDS encoding glycosyltransferase family 4 protein: MNVAHRAGRRVRVSMPALNLVPGGMGGTETYAANLTRELAEAGIVDVTSILPSGAEGALPATTERIVCGVRIGDSTVARIGALAAAEVRARGIRRLMSEADVVHYPFTAMVPTPPARLPFVTTLHDVQHLDLPELFTRADFAYRERYYHRAARRAELVITISEFAKRTIVERIGIEADRVRVIPLGVDRERFVPSRAPRQEFALYPARGWPHKNHRRLIEAVELVRRWRPGFRLVLTGGALGALGELPDWVERRGLVPDAELRELYRRAAVLAYPSLYEGFGLPPLEAMASGCPVAASNAGSIPEVCGDAAVLFDPYDVEAIAAGIRAAIERTDRLAELGLAHVEGFTWQRCAEAHTALYIELADR; encoded by the coding sequence ATGAATGTCGCGCATCGCGCGGGCCGGCGCGTGCGCGTCTCGATGCCCGCCCTGAATCTCGTTCCCGGCGGCATGGGCGGAACCGAGACCTACGCGGCGAATCTCACGCGGGAACTGGCGGAAGCCGGCATCGTCGACGTGACCTCCATCCTGCCGAGCGGTGCGGAAGGCGCGCTGCCTGCAACCACGGAGCGGATCGTCTGCGGCGTGCGGATCGGCGACTCCACCGTGGCTCGAATCGGAGCGCTCGCGGCCGCCGAGGTCAGGGCGCGGGGCATCCGCAGGCTGATGTCGGAAGCCGACGTCGTGCACTACCCGTTCACCGCCATGGTCCCCACGCCGCCGGCCCGCTTGCCGTTCGTGACCACCCTGCATGATGTGCAGCACCTCGACTTGCCGGAACTGTTCACCCGCGCGGACTTCGCCTACCGCGAACGGTATTACCATCGTGCTGCACGCCGAGCCGAGCTCGTCATCACGATCAGCGAGTTCGCCAAACGCACGATCGTCGAGCGGATCGGCATCGAAGCTGACCGTGTTCGGGTGATCCCGCTCGGAGTCGACCGCGAACGTTTCGTGCCGAGCCGCGCGCCGCGACAGGAATTCGCCCTATACCCCGCTCGCGGATGGCCGCATAAGAACCATCGGCGATTGATCGAGGCTGTGGAGCTCGTGCGCCGGTGGCGACCGGGCTTTCGTCTTGTGCTGACAGGCGGCGCGCTTGGTGCGCTCGGGGAGCTTCCCGATTGGGTGGAGAGGCGTGGGCTCGTACCCGATGCCGAACTCCGCGAGCTCTATCGCCGCGCCGCAGTCCTTGCGTATCCGAGTCTTTACGAAGGATTCGGGCTTCCCCCGCTCGAGGCGATGGCTTCAGGATGCCCAGTCGCCGCATCGAATGCCGGTTCTATCCCAGAGGTCTGCGGTGACGCTGCCGTGCTGTTCGATCCGTACGACGTCGAGGCCATCGCCGCCGGCATCCGCGCCGCCATCGAACGAACGGATCGGCTCGCAGAACTCGGCCTCGCCCATGTCGAAGGGTTCACATGGCAACGATGCGCAGAGGCCCACACGGCGCTCTACATCGAACTCGCCGACCGCTGA
- a CDS encoding glycosyltransferase family 2 protein — protein MTLDIMMPFYGRIDHLKLAVESVLHQSEPDWRLVVVDDVYPDLAAGRWVQAIADPRVTYVRNTENLRPSRNYRKCVGLADTEFVTIMGCDDVMLPGYVARVRELIAAHPEATVIQPGVEVIDGEGTVYQPLADRVKRWYAPRGSGVRTLTGETMARSLIRGNWTYFPSLCWRTDVLRRSPFRLDLDVVQDLAMLIEIAEDGGTLLVDDRIVFRYRRHAASVSAVTGPDGSKFAQERVLFREAAAAFRERGWKRAARSADLHLSSRLNAATELPHARTAAGRRSLARHVFGRSADGHSPTQAG, from the coding sequence GTGACCCTCGACATCATGATGCCGTTCTACGGCCGAATCGATCATCTCAAGCTCGCCGTCGAGAGCGTCCTCCACCAGAGCGAACCCGACTGGCGACTCGTAGTCGTCGACGATGTCTACCCGGATCTCGCAGCGGGCCGTTGGGTGCAGGCGATCGCCGACCCTCGCGTCACCTACGTTCGCAATACGGAGAACCTGCGTCCGAGCCGCAATTACCGCAAGTGCGTCGGGCTCGCCGATACCGAGTTCGTCACGATCATGGGCTGCGACGATGTGATGTTGCCAGGGTACGTTGCCCGAGTGCGCGAACTCATCGCCGCACACCCCGAAGCGACGGTGATCCAACCCGGCGTCGAGGTGATCGACGGAGAGGGCACCGTCTACCAGCCGCTCGCGGATCGCGTGAAGCGCTGGTACGCACCGCGCGGCTCCGGCGTGCGAACTCTGACCGGTGAGACGATGGCCCGCAGCCTCATCCGAGGTAATTGGACGTATTTCCCGTCCCTCTGCTGGCGAACCGATGTCCTGCGGCGCAGTCCCTTCCGCCTCGACCTCGATGTCGTCCAGGACCTCGCGATGCTCATCGAGATCGCCGAAGACGGCGGCACGCTCCTCGTCGATGATCGGATCGTCTTCCGATACCGACGCCACGCAGCGAGCGTGTCGGCCGTGACCGGGCCCGACGGGTCGAAGTTCGCGCAAGAGCGCGTCCTGTTCCGCGAGGCCGCAGCGGCGTTCCGCGAGCGCGGCTGGAAGCGCGCTGCGCGCTCCGCCGATCTTCATCTCAGTTCGCGTCTGAACGCTGCGACCGAACTCCCACACGCTCGAACCGCCGCGGGTAGGCGCAGCCTCGCACGGCACGTGTTCGGAAGGAGCGCGGACGGCCACTCCCCGACTCAGGCAGGCTGA
- a CDS encoding NAD-dependent epimerase/dehydratase family protein — MTEKTLGNVLVTGGAGFIGSALSQQLASRAERWVAFDLMHPQVHRSAERPETLHPDAELVVGDVTEPQAWDALFGSLRPDLVIHLAAETGTAQSLHEASRHARVNVVGTTELLDGLGRAGIVPVGFLLASSRAVYGEGLWEHEDGTRFVPGQRSHAQLERGEWDFPGARPILSSIGSTPPTPTSVYGATKLAQENVLSAWVDAHDSALGILRLQNVYGPGQSLINSYTGIVSLFSQWAAEGRSIPVYEDGDITRDFVYIDDVASAFALLAERLPESGAVRFDVGSGVSTTIMQLAQAIAEYHEAPEPHVTGQYRDGDVRFASCDIAPTERGLDWRPEWGLVAGVSALQRWIATQPA; from the coding sequence ATGACCGAAAAAACCCTGGGCAATGTCCTCGTCACCGGCGGAGCAGGTTTCATCGGGAGCGCGCTCTCCCAGCAGCTCGCGTCTCGGGCCGAACGTTGGGTGGCCTTCGACCTCATGCACCCGCAAGTCCATCGCTCCGCCGAGCGTCCTGAGACCTTGCATCCTGATGCCGAGCTCGTCGTCGGCGATGTCACCGAACCGCAAGCGTGGGACGCGCTTTTCGGCAGCCTGCGACCGGACCTCGTGATCCACCTGGCGGCGGAGACCGGCACTGCGCAGTCGCTGCACGAGGCGAGTCGGCACGCACGGGTCAACGTCGTCGGTACGACGGAACTGCTCGATGGCCTCGGCCGGGCCGGAATCGTGCCGGTCGGCTTCCTCCTCGCCAGCAGTCGAGCCGTGTACGGTGAGGGACTCTGGGAGCACGAGGACGGTACACGCTTCGTCCCTGGCCAGCGCTCGCATGCGCAGTTGGAGCGTGGTGAATGGGACTTCCCCGGCGCCCGTCCGATCCTCAGCTCGATCGGATCGACGCCTCCGACCCCGACCAGCGTCTACGGTGCGACGAAGCTCGCGCAGGAGAACGTCCTCTCGGCGTGGGTCGACGCTCACGATAGTGCGCTCGGCATCCTGCGCCTGCAGAACGTCTACGGACCGGGCCAATCCCTCATCAATTCCTACACAGGCATCGTCTCGCTTTTCTCGCAATGGGCGGCAGAGGGGCGCTCGATTCCTGTGTACGAAGACGGCGACATTACTCGGGACTTCGTGTATATCGACGATGTCGCGAGCGCCTTCGCCCTTCTGGCAGAGCGCCTTCCAGAATCGGGCGCGGTGCGCTTCGACGTGGGTAGCGGTGTTTCGACGACCATCATGCAACTCGCGCAGGCCATCGCCGAGTACCACGAAGCCCCCGAGCCGCATGTCACCGGTCAGTACCGCGACGGTGACGTGCGATTCGCCTCATGCGACATCGCTCCAACAGAACGTGGGCTGGACTGGCGGCCGGAGTGGGGTCTGGTCGCGGGCGTGTCTGCGCTACAGCGCTGGATCGCGACTCAGCCTGCCTGA